In a genomic window of Erigeron canadensis isolate Cc75 chromosome 5, C_canadensis_v1, whole genome shotgun sequence:
- the LOC122601110 gene encoding uncharacterized protein LOC122601110: protein MANVNGETPMNETVDDFLGDVNVFGTQISKLNFGDELYLHASDTSGTPLINFKLKGTENYKVWVCAMELALETKNKIGFITGTCVKYVDNDVLSRQWDICNFVVLSWILNSVTEELYLGQIFTKNAKVVWEELKETYDKVDGSITFNLHHRIHSLKQNGKPISEYYHNLNSLWKQFDALVKLPTCSCNAAKEIYDHQQLLKLMQFLMGLDDVYQPVRSNIMLKGPLPKIKTAFAIISREESHRGVNTSDNHSKPHNTVFFLAKTFESGKKNLGPNTSLQCSGCLKYGHTLDRCFEVVGYPPGYGRNTYARINPSQSSFKSSHNAMVNNNSIGSIIASSSGFGCSSIFGSNSGSNITLTPDRYAKLINLLTDKPPSKSVHANMAGLTVGHPNGTQARVLKIGDLRLENNIILFGVLLPSFVLSGKFPYELIYRSKPNLSHLRSFGCLCFSTILNNDDKFSSRSEKCILIGYSNEKKGYKLFSLDNKTVFFSRDVKFYEGIFPLKMVKESLGNKTFDQNKTTLKPLDSVFLDNEQLALSPLMSNDERESN from the exons ATGGCTAATGTTAATGGTGAAACTCCTATGAATGAAACTGTTGATGATTTTTTGGGTGATGTTAATGTGTTTGGTACTCAAATTAGCAAACTGAATTTTGGTGATGAATTGTATTTGCATGCTAGTGATACTTCAGGAACacctttaattaatttcaaacTCAAAGGCACAGAAAATTATAAGGTTTGGGTATGTGCAATGGAACTTGCACttgaaactaaaaacaaaataggATTTATTACTGGAACCTGTGTGAAATATGTTGATAATGATGTCTTGTCTAGACAGTGGGATATATGTAACTTTGTGGTTCTTTCTTGGATTCTTAACTCTGTTACTGAAGAACTTTATTTGGgacaaatttttacaaaaaatgcAAAAGTGGTTTGGGAGGAACTGAAAGAAACTTATGACAAAGTTGATGGTTCTATTACATTCAATCTTCATCACAGAATTCATTCTTTAAAACAAAATGGAAAACCTATTTCTGAATACTATCATAATTTAAACTCACTCTGGAAACAATTTGATGCTCTTGTTAAGTTACCCACTTGTTCTTGTAATGCTGCAAAAGAAATTTATGATCATCAACAACTTTTAAAACTCATGCAATTCCTTATGGGACTTGATGATGTGTATCAGCCTGTTAGAAGTAACATTATGTTAAAGGGCCCTTTACCTAAAATCAAGACTGCCTTTGCTATTATCTCTAGAGAGGAGTCTCACAGAGGTGTTAACACTTCTGACAACCACTCAAAACCTCATaatactgttttttttttggcaaaaaCTTTTGAAAGTGGAAAGAAAAACCTTG gacCAAACACCTCACTTCAGTGTTCTGGTTGTCTCAAATATGGTCATACCCTTGATAGATGCTTTGAGGTGGTTGGTTATCCTCCTGGTTATGGAAGAAACACTTATGCTAGAATAAATCCATCTCAATCTTCTTTTAAATCTAGTCATAATGCTATGGTTAATAATAACTCTATTGGTTCTATTATTGCTTCCAGTTCTGGTTTTGGTTGTAGTTCTATATTTGGTTCAAATTCTGGATCCAATATAACCCTAACCCCTGATCGATATGCTAAGTTAATCAATCTTCTGACTGATAAGCCTCCTTCTAAGAGTGTGCATGCCAATATGGCAG GTCTTACAGTGGGACACCCCAATGGTACTCAAGCTAGAGTACTTAAAATTGGTGATTTAAGACTTGAAAACAATATTATCTTGTTTGGGGTTTT GTTACCCTCTTTTGTTTTATCTGGAAAGTTCCCTTATGAGTTGATTTACAGGTCTAAACCTAATCTCTCTCACCTTAGGTCTTTTGGCTGTTTGTGTTTTTCTACCATTTTAAATAATGATGACAAGTTCTCTAGTAGGTCTGAAAAGTGCATTCTCATTGGGTATTCCAATGAGAAGAAAGGTTACAAACTATTTAGCTTGGATAATAAAACTGTTTTCTTTTCTAGGGATGTCAAATTTTATGAAGGGATTTTTCCTCTAAAAATGGTTAAGGAGTCTCTTGGGAATAAAacttttgatcaaaataaaactaCTTTAAAACCTCTTGATTCTGTCTTTCTTGATAATGAACAATTAGCCTTAAGTCCATTAATGTCCAATGATGAAAGAGAGAGTAACTAA
- the LOC122600035 gene encoding U3 small nucleolar RNA-associated protein 25 yields the protein MAKPRFGKKRPGFKGSQTNESLKKRTRRNQFVQPDPPSSPSGDDSDASPEKQTDIVSEEEREEVPVYKEPTMYDNLLKTLESTSESISDAYKRRQRAEEGKSDTDEDEENDLESLSGSEESGNESESGSESGALDSTDLKGDGLASMGEPIEDNASDGNADDDDDDDDEASDMDGQEFMENDLSLSKDSESSSSFSTHLNYKLSVEVTKILSTNKAKYKWKADAANCKWVATKDLCLEDSYSTPPYGLNPKLYDHWLHNYKASDVHDFYSSRSRSFFSLCNSYRDILHHNKKPFYLRGREEDTSIMDAYLLHSLNHVFKTRDLVTKNDRKLAKLKESKPEEILDGDNFRDQGYTRPKVLILLPMASIAYRVINRLIQLTPPGNKVNVDHIGRFSDDFGSGRSDGQEEEDGISKSSWKKSKPSDFQALFGGNNNDHFMVGIKFTKKTIKLYSDFYTSDMIVASPLGLITKIGEAEAEKEKDVDYLTSIEVLIVDHADVITMQNWSHVNTVVEQLNHRPSKLQGTDIMRIRPWYFEEQARFYRQTIILGSHVNPDINALFNNHCLNYEGRVKLFCEHKGVLPKVLLQVRQIYERIDAESIVDADDARLDYFKKKVFPKIQDSVQGGIMIFISSYFEFVRVRNFLKSQDASMCLLGEYTKQSDISRSRVWFFQGTKKIMLYTERAHFYHRYKIRGIQNLIIYSLPERKEFYPEIVNMLEGSHSMNCTVLFSRFDLLRLERIVGTTPAKRMVTSDKRIFTFC from the exons ATGGCTAAACCTAGGTTTGGTAAGAAACGACCAG gATTTAAAGGTtcacaaacaaatgaatcatTGAAAAAGCGGACCCGAAGAAATCAGTTTGTTCAACCTGATCCTCCTTCATCTCCAAGTGGTGATGATTCAG ATGCTTCACCTGAGAAACAAACGGATATCGTTTCAGAAGAAGAACGAGAGGAGGTGCCTGTTTACAAAGAACCAACAATgtatgataatttgttaaagaCACTCGAGTCAACCAGTGAATCAATTAGCGATGCTTATAAGAGGAG ACAACGTGCAGAAGAAGGTAAAAGTGACACAGATGAAGATGAGGAAAATGATTTAGAGTCTTTAAGTGGTTCCGAAGAAAGTGGGAACG AATCCGAAAGTGGATCAGAAAGTGGCGCTTTGGACTCGACTGATTTAAAAGGAGATGGTTTGGCATCCATGGGAGAACCTATCGAAGATAATGCTTCCGATGGTAATgccgatgatgatgatgacgacgacgatGAGGCATCTGATATGGATGGACAAGAATTCATGGAGAATGATCTTTCACTTTCAAAAGATTCAGAAAGTTCAAG TTCTTTCTCTACTCACCTTAACTACAAATTATCGGTAGAAGTGACTAAAATACTCTCAACAAATAAAGCGAAGTATAAATGGAAGGCTGATGCAGCTAATTGCAAGTGGGTGGCAACCAAAGATCTGTGTTTAGAG GATTCCTACTCGACTCCTCCTTATGGTCTAAATCCTAAGTTATATGACCATTGGTTGCATAATTACAAGGCTTCAGACGTGCATGATTTTTATTCATCAAGATCAAGATCATTCTTCTCTCTTT GTAACAGTTATCGGGATATATTGCACCACAACAAAAAGCCATTTTATCTTAGAGGCAGGGAAGAAGACACAAGTATCATGGATGCCTACTTGTTACACTCG CTAAATCATGTATTTAAAACAAGAGATCTCGTGACAAAGAATGACCGAAAGTTGGCAAAACTAAAAGAGTCGAAGCCTGAGGAAATTCTGGACGGAGATAATTTCCGTGACCAAGGATATACTCGTCCTAAG GTATTGATCTTATTGCCAATGGCAAGCATCGCATACCGAGTAATCAATAGACTGATTCAGCTGACCCCTCCAGGGAATAAG GTTAATGTAGACCACATTGGTCGTTTCTCTGATGATTTTGGCTCTGGGAGGTCTGACGGCCAGGAGGAAGAAGATGGAATTTCCAAATCATCATGGAAAAAGTCAAAGCCATCAGATTTCCAGGCACTATTTGGAGGGAATAATAATGATCATTTCATGGTCGGCATCAAGTTTACCAA GAAAACCATAAAGTTGTATAGTGATTTTTATACATCAGACATGATTGTTGCTTCTCCTCTTGGTTTGATCACC AAAATTGGGGAGGCTGAAGCGGAAAAGGAAAAAGATGTCGATTATCTGACTTCTATCGAG GTGCTGATTGTTGATCATGCAGATGTCATAACTATGCAG AATTGGTCCCATGTGAATACTGTTGTTGAGCAGTTAAATCATAGACCGTCAAAACTTCAGGGAACTGATATTATGCGCATAAGACCATG GTATTTTGAAGAACAAGCTCGGTTTTATCGACAGACAATTATTTTAGGATCTCATGTCAATCCAG ATATTAATGCTTTGTTCAACAACCACTGCCTCAACTACGAGGGAAGG GTGAAACTGTTTTGTGAGCACAAAGGTGTTCTTCCAAAAGTTTTGCTTCAAGTGAGGCAG ATATATGAGCGTATTGATGCTGAATCAATAGTTGATGCTGATGATGCCCGTCTTGATTACTTTAAGAAAAAG GTCTTCCCAAAAATTCAAGATTCTGTGCAG GGTGGTATCATGATCTTTATTAGTTCTTACTTTGAGTTTGTTCGGGTACGGAACTTTTTGAAGTCCCAAGATGCATCCATGTGTCTGCTTGGAGA GTACACAAAACAAAGTGATATATCCCGTTCACGTGTTTGGTTCTTTCAAGGAACGAAGAAGATTATGCTCTACACCGAGAGAGCCCACTTCTACCATAGATACAAG ATTCGTGGTATTCAGAATTTGATTATTTACTCTCTTCCTGAGAGGAAAGAGTTCTACCCCGAG ATTGTTAATATGCTTGAAGGGTCTCATAGCATGAATTGCACAGTCCTCTTTTCTCGCTTTGATCTTCTTCGG CTGGAGAGAATTGTTGGTACTACCCCGGCAAAAAGGATGGTGACATCAGATAAGCGTATCTTCACGTTCTGTTAG